A region from the Leopardus geoffroyi isolate Oge1 chromosome C2, O.geoffroyi_Oge1_pat1.0, whole genome shotgun sequence genome encodes:
- the USF3 gene encoding basic helix-loop-helix domain-containing protein USF3 isoform X1: MPEMTENETPTKKQHRKKNRETHNAVERHRKKKINAGINRIGELIPCSPALKQSKNMILDQAFKYITELKRQNDELLLNGGNNEQAEEIKKLRKQLEEIQKENGRYIELLKANDICLYDDPTIHWKGNLKNSKVSVVIPSDQVQKNIIVYSNGSQPCGNSQGTAVQGITFNVGHNLQKQTANVVPVQRTCNLVTPVSISGVYPSENKPWHQTTVSALAANQPVPLCLPATIPAQNILELSTSESESSVLGATNGPLIAVPIGPEPHQHRSVHTCLSDQSSPENKNGQESPKLLKKTVPCATGVPTTSSATATKVHHGSQSCLSIQDFRNDFQTTFVVSVTTTVCSQPPRSAGDACPVSISKGADSASVTAAVAPSAPAGGKTTTPVSTLSANPLDNSWTLSCSLPSSSVSASDLKNINSLTRISSAGNTQTTWTTLQLAGNTIQPLSQTPSSAVTPVLNESGSSPPTTSHSRHVATGVNVNNSFPADGQVVEQVVVTLPSCPSLPMQPLIAQPQVKSQPPKSILPLNSAMQVIQMAQPVGSAVNAATANQNVIILQPPSTTPCPTVMRAEVPNQTVGQQIVIIQAANQNPLPLLSAPPPGSVRLPVSGANALLGSNSSVQNVSTPQTFGGKHLVHILPRPSSLSTSSSTQTFSVTMSNQQQPQTISLNGQLFALQPVMSSSGTTNQTPMQIIQPTTSEDPNTNVALNTFGALASLNQSISQMAGQSCVQLSISQPANPPTAASSQTIPVHSVSLTTTVASPMTTDNSATLPSTYSLVTTPSVNTVACLPNVKSKRFKKPGAKKHLAAHKSACPPNPVREVGKLACPGTEATAEPSCGDGLLESLPVVLPSVTMSQANCVSVSGSHSLDVLNPESVIPESVPKSKSAEESSSPSQASVTSEHFVMAPAKSKDSAPILQQEASQDKPPASLALSDAAKSCTSASVLIPSPNDPHLLVSQVSGLSSATSTTSTDCASEVEIIAEPCRVEQDSSDTMQTTSLLKGQGLTALLSGLAKEKDSQKLSLSVPVDHPDFPSENSKMADSSVDLHPKQELLLMNSDDRGPGQHHSCVPDQEVINGSLLVSRQADSPMSTSSGSSRSFSVASMLPETTREDVTSNATTNTCDSCTFVEQTDIVALAARAIFDQENLEKGRAGTQADMREVTSKPSEASPLEGDQPFKTQMSKESGPGQAEATPNEFNSQDSIEATVDRSLGKPSCSVGIKTSNASLQVSTSQPPSITSLSVNNLIHQGTISHPLVSCAGLSQTAEQAPVPATVNLTVASSSYGGQPPGPALMTEYSQEQLNTITGTIPNPQVQEPLLKPSQESRKDSAKRAVQDDLLLSSAKRQKHCQPAPLRLEAMSLMNRTPDSISDQTQMMVSQLPPNSANSVVPISNPAHGDGLARLFPPSNNFGAPALRQTEVQCSSQNSVTEQQQTQASQHLQALQQHVPAQGVSHLHGNHLYLKQQQQQQQQQAGQLRERHHLYQLQRHAPHAESSVHSQPHNVHQQRTLQQEVQMQKKRNLVQGTQASQLSLQPKHHGTDQSRPKSGQPHPHHQQMQQQMQQHFGSSQPEKSCENPSTSRSHHNHPQNHLSQDMIHQQQDVGSRQQGSGVSSEHVSGHNPLQRLLTSRGIEQQMVSQPSIVTRPSDMPCTPHRPERNRVSSYSAEALIGKTSSNSEQRMGMSLQGSRVSDQLEMRSYLDVPRNKSLAVHNMQGRVDHTVASDIRLTDCQTFKPSGASQQPQSNFEVQSSRNSEIGNPVSSLRSMQSQAFRISQNPGPPPIDRQKRLSYPPVQSIPTGNAIPPRDSENTCHQSFMQSLLAPHLGDQVLGSQRSLSEHQRNTQCGPSSAIDYNCPPTHESVHIRRESESQNRESCDMSLGAINTRNSTLNIPFSSSSSSGDIQGRNTSPNVSVQKSNPMRITDSHGTKGHMNPPVTTNMHGVARPALPHPSVSHGNAEQGPPVRPTNSSVPQRSRHPLQDSSGSKIRQPERNRSGNQRHSNVFDPSLPHLPLSTSGSMILGRQQAATEKRGSIVRFMPDSPQVPNDNAAPDQHTLSQNFGFPFIPEGGMNPPINANTSFIPQVTQPSATRTPALIPVDPQNTLPSFYPPYSPAHPTLSNDISIPYFSNQMFSNPSTEKVNSGSLNNRFGSILSPPRPVGFAQPSFPLLPDMPPMHMTNSHLSNFNMTSLFPEIATALPDGSAMSPLLTIANSSASDSSKQSSNRPAHNISHILGHDCSSAV; this comes from the exons ATGCCAGAAATGACAGAGAATGAGACTCCTACAAAAAAGCAGCACAG aaagaaaaaccGGGAGACACACAATGCAG TGGAGAggcatagaaagaagaaaatcaatgcTGGAATAAACAGGATAGGAGAGCTGATCCCATGTTCCCCTGCCCTGAAGCAG AGCAAGAATATGATCCTGGACCAAGCCTTTAAATATATAACAGAACTGAAAAGGCAAAATGATGAACTCCTGCTTAATGGAGGAAACAATGAACAAG ctgaagaaattaaaaagctacGTAAACAATTGgaagaaattcaaaaagaaaatggccGATATATTGAATTACTGAAAGCAAATGACATATGCCTATATGATGACCCTACAATCCACTGGAAAGGAAATCTTAAAAACTCAAAGGTCTCTGTTGTTATTCCCAGTGATCAGGTTCAAAAAAATATCATTGTTTATTCCAACGGGAGTCAGCCTTGTGGAAATAGCCAGGGAACAGCTGTTCAGGGGATAACCTTTAATGTTGGTCATAATTTACAAAAGCAGACCGCCAATGTGGTGCCAGTACAGAGGACTTGCAATCTTGTGACTCCTGTGTCTATTTCTGGAGTTTACCCTTCTGAAAACAAGCCATGGCATCAGACCACAGTTTCTGCATTGGCTGCCAACCAGCCTGTTCCTCTTTGTCTTCCTGCTACCATTCCTGCTCAAAATATTCTCGAGCTTTCCACCTCCGAAAGCGAATCGAGCGTGCTTGGTGCCACCAACGGCCCACTGATCGCAGTTCCCATTGGGCCTGAACCTCACCAACATCGTTCCGTGCACACGTGTCTAAGTGATCAAAGTTCTCCTGAAAATAAGAATGGGCAAGAGAGCCCCAAATTATTGAAGAAAACAGTCCCTTGTGCCACAGGCGTCCCCACCACTTCCTCAGCGACTGCCACTAAAGTGCACCACGGAAGCCAGTCCTGCCTGAGCATCCAGGATTTCAGAAATGATTTTCAAACCACCTTTGTTGTCTCAGTTACCACCACAGTCTGTTCCCAGCCTCCCAGATCTGCAGGTGATGCTTGTCCGGTGAGCATCAGCAAGGGTGCAGACTCGGCGAGTGTTACCGCAGCGGTGGCCCCTTCTGCCCCTGCAGGAGGGAAGACCACCACTCCTGTAAGTACTCTTTCTGCAAACCCTTTGGACAATAGTTGGactctttcttgttctttgccTTCTTCCAGTGTTAGTGCTTCGGATTTGAAAAACATTAATAGCCTTACCCGAATTTCCTCCGCTGGAAACACACAGACAACGTGGACTACTTTGCAACTGGCGGGAAACACTATTCAGCCCTTAAGCCAGACACCTTCTTCTGCAGTGACTCCGGTATTAAATGAGTCTGGTAGCAGCCCTCCCACGACCAGCCACAGTAGACACGTCGCTACGGGCGTCAACGTGAATAATTCCTTTCCCGCAGATGGGCAGGTGGTTGAGCAAGTAGTTGTCACCTTGCCTTCTTGTCCATCTTTACCTATGCAGCCACTAATTGCCCAACCACAAGTTAAATCTCAGCCTCCAAAAAGTATCCTTCCATTGAATTCAGCAATGCAAGTGATTcagatggctcagccagttgggtcGGCTGTGAATGCAGCTACAGCTAATCAAAATGTTATCATTCTTCAGCCCCCCAGCACCACCCCTTGCCCAACAGTGATGAGAGCAGAGGTTCCCAACCAAACAGTAGGTCAGCAGATAGTGATCATACAGGCAGCTAATCAGAACCCTTTGCCGCTCCTCTCAGCTCCACCTCCTGGTTCTGTTCGACTCCCTGTCAGTGGAGCCAATGCTCTACTAGGGTCTAATAGTTCAGTGCAAAATGTTTCGACCCCCCAGACTTTTGGAGGAAAGCATCTTGTCCATATATTACCAAGACCTTCATCTCTATCAACATCTAGTTcaacacaaactttttctgttacCATGTCAAACCAACAACAGCCTCAAACCATTTCTTTAAATGGACAGCTCTTTGCTTTGCAGCCTGTGATGTCCTCATCAGGAACTACAAATCAAACCCCTATGCAAATTATCCAACCCACCACCAGCGAAGATCCAAACACCAATGTTGCCCTGAATACATTTGGAGCTTTGGCCAGCCTCAATCAAAGCATATCACAGATGGCTGGGCAGAGCTGTGTACAGTTGTCTATTAGCCAGCCTGCCAATCCCCCAACTGCCGCAAGTAGTCAAACCATCCCAGTTCACAGTGTTTCATTAACAACAACGGTAGCATCTCCCATGACAACCGATAATTCAGCCACACTACCCAGTACTTATAGTCTGGTAACTACTCCCTCAGTGAACACTGTAGCTTGTTTACCTAATGTGAAGTCAAAAAGGTTTAAGAAGCCAGGTGCCAAGAAACACTTAGCCGCTCACAAGTCCGCATGTCCCCCGAATCCAGTCAGAGAGGTGGGCAAGTTAGCCTGCCCCGGCACTGAAGCCACAGCAGAGCCGTCATGTGGTGATGGACTGCTGGAAAGCCTCCCTGTCGTGTTACCGTCTGTCACCATGTCCCAGGCAAATTGTGTGAGTGTTTCTGGTTCACATTCTTTGGATGTTCTGAATCCTGAATCCGTGATACCCGAATCTGTACCCAAATCTAAGTCAGCAGAAGAGTCTAGCTCACCCTCCCAAGCATCTGTAACGAGTGAACATTTTGTAATGGCCCCAGCAAAATCCAAAGATTCTGCCCCCATTCTGCAGCAAGAGGCATCTCAGGATAAGCCACCAGCTAGTTTGGCATTGTCAGATGCTGCCAAATCCTGCACTTCAGCCAGCGTGTTGATTCCATCTCCAAATGATCCCCACCTTTTGGTTTCTCAGGTTTCTGGGCTCTCATCCGCCACTAGCACTACAAGCACTGACTGTGCTTCTGAGGTAGAAATCATTGCTGAACCTTGCAGGGTGGAGCAAGACTCATCAGATACGATGCAAACGACAAGTCTATTAAAGGGGCAGGGTTTGACTGCATTGTTGTCTGGTCTTGCTAAAGAAAAAGACTCTCAGAAATTGTCTCTTTCGGTGCCGGTGGACCATCCTGACTTTCCTTCTGAAAATTCTAAAATGGCGGATTCAAGTGTCGATTTACATCCCAAACAGGAGCTGTTACTGATGAACAGTGATGACAGAGGTCCGGGGCAACACCACTCCTGCGTCCCTGATCAGGAGGTTATTAATGGCTCTTTGCTTGTCAGCAGGCAGGCCGACTCTCCCATGTCCACCAGCTCTGGCAGTAGTCGTAGTTTCTCAGTTGCATCCATGCTTCCTGAAACGACGAGAGAGGATGTCACCAGCAATGCAACAACGAATACCTGTGACAGCTGTACCTTTGTAGAGCAAACTGATATAGTTGCTCTTGCTGCAAGAGCTATTTTTGACCAGGAGAACCTTGAGAAGGGAAGAGCTGGCACCCAGGCTGATATGAGGGAGGTTACTTCAAAGCCTTCTGAAGCCTCACCTTTAGAGGGAGACCAGCCTTTCAAAACACAGATGTCTAAAGAGAGTGGCCCAGGACAGGCAGAAGCAACACCAAATGAATTTAATTCTCAGGACTCAATCGAAGCAACTGTGGATCGATCCCTCGGAAAACCAAGTTGTTCTGTAGGAATCAAAACATCAAATGCCTCTTTACAGGTTTCGACTTCTCAGCCACCAAGCATCACCAGTTTAAGTGTCAATAATCTTATCCACCAGGGCACCATCAGCCATCCTCTGGTCAGCTGTGCTGGTCTATCCCAAACCGCAGAGCAAGCACCTGTTCCGGCAACGGTTAATCTGACCGTTGCATCTAGTTCCTATGGTGGTCAGCCTCCTGGGCCAGCTCTGATGACCGAATATTCCCAAGAACAGCTAAACACCATTACTGGCACCATACCAAATCCACAGGTTCAAGAGCCACTCTTAAAGCCAAGTCAGGAAAGCCGCAAAGACTCCGCCAAGCGTGCTGTCCAAGACGACCTTTTATTGTCTTCAGCTAAACGTCAAAAGCACTGTCAGCCAGCCCCGCTGAGGCTTGAAGCTATGTCGCTGATGAACCGCACTCCAGACAGCATTTCTGATCAGACTCAGATGATGGTCAGTCAGCTCCCTCCCAACTCTGCAAACTCTGTTGTGCCTATTAGCAACCCAGCACATGGAGATGGCCTCGCACGATTATTTCCACCGAGTAACAATTTTGGGGCCCCTGCATTGAGACAGACGGAAGTTCAATGCAGTTCTCAGAATTCAGTTACCGAGCAGCAGCAAACCCAGGCCAGTCAACATCTCCAGGCCCTGCAACAGCATGTTCCAGCCCAAGGGGTATCTCACCTGCACGGTAACCACCTCTActtaaagcagcagcagcagcagcagcagcagcaagcagGACAGTTAAGAGAGAGGCATCACTTGTACCAACTGCAGCGTCACGCGCCTCATGCAGAGAGCTCTGTCCACTCTCAGCCACATAACGTCCACCAACAGAGGACTCTCCAGCAGGAAgtccagatgcagaaaaagaggaatctTGTTCAGGGCACTCAGGCCTCTCAGCTTTCCTTACAACCAAAGCACCACGGAACTGACCAGTCCCGCCCCAAGAGTGGTCAGCCACATCCCCACCATCAGCAGATGCAGCAACAGATGCAGCAACATTTTGGAAGTTCCCAGCCAGAAAAGAGTTGTGAAAACCCTTCGACCAGCCGGAGCCACCACAACCATCCCCAGAACCATCTCAGTCAAGATATGATACACCAGCAGCAGGATGTTGGAAGCAGGCAGCAAGGTTCGGGGGTTTCTTCTGAACATGTGTCTGGGCATAATCCATTGCAGAGGCTTTTGACTTCAAGGGGCATAGAGCAACAAATGGTGTCCCAGCCCAGTATCGTGACTAGGCCTTCAGACATGCCCTGTACTCCACACAGGCCAGAGAGAAATAGAGTTTCAAGTTATTCTGCCGAGGCACTTATTGGAAAGACATCTTCGAACTCAGAGCAGAGAATGGGCATGTCACTTCAGGGTTCCAGAGTTTCAGATCAGCTTGAAATGAGAAGCTATCTTGATGTTCCCAGAAATAAGAGTTTGGCCGTTCACAATATGCAGGGTCGCGTGGACCATACTGTTGCCTCGGATATCCGCCTCACTGACTGTCAGACGTTTAAACCAAGTGGAGCCAGTCAGCAGCCCCAGAGTAATTTTGAAGTACAGTCTTCAAGAAATAGTGAAATAGGTAACCCGGTATCATCATTGAGGAGTATGCAGTCCCAGGCTTTTCGAATTAGTCAAAACCCTGGTCCACCACCAATCGACCGCCAAAAGAGATTATCTTACCCACCAGTTCAGAGTATTCCGACAGGAAATGCCATCCCACCAAGGGACAGTGAGAACACATGCCACCAGAGTTTCATGCAGAGTTTACTTGCCCCTCACCTTGGTGATCAGGTCCTTGGAAGCCAGAGATCACTCTCAGAACATCAGAGGAACACACAGTGTGGTCCATCCTCTGCAATTGACTATAATTGTCCCCCAACCCATGAAAGTGTCCATAttagaagagagagtgagagtcaaAACAGGGAGAGTTGTGACATGTCCCTAGGTGCGATTAACACGAGGAACAGCACCCTGAATATTCCTTTCTCAAGTTCTTCTTCTTCAGGAGATATTCAGGGTCGAAACACAAGTCCCAATGTGTCTGTACAGAAGTCCAATCCCATGAGGATAACTGATAGTCATGGGACCAAGGGCCACATGAACCCTCCGGTCACAACCAACATGCATGGGGTTGCAAGGCCAGCTTTGCCCCATCCGTCTGTGTCTCACGGAAATGCTGAACAAGGGCCTCCTGTACGTCCAACTAACTCTTCAGTTCCCCAGCGATCAAGGCATCCCTTGCAAGACAGCAGTGGTTCCAAAATTCGTCAACCTGAAAGGAATCGTTCCGGAAACCAAAGACATAGTAATGTCTTTGACCCAAGTCTTCCCCATCTTCCTCTGTCCACTAGTGGCAGTATGATTCTTGGACGCCAACAAGCCGctacagagaagagaggaagtatTGTTCGTTTCATGCCCGATAGCCCACAAGTACCTAATGATAACGCAGCGCCTGACCAGCATACACTATCACAAAATTTcggttttccttttattcccgAGGGTGGCATGAATCCACCAATAAATGCTAATACTTCTTTCATTCCACAGGTTACTCAGCCTAGTGCCACTCGAACGCCAGCTCTTATCCCTGTAGATCCCCAAAATACTCTGCCCTCCTTCTATCCCCCCTACTCCCCTGCTCATCCTACACTGTCTAATGATATTTCCATCCCCTATTTTTCTAATCAAATGTTCTCAAATCCTAGCACTGAGAAAGTAAACAGTGGAAGCTTAAATAACCGATTTGGATCAATTCTGTCTCCTCCTAGACCTGTTGGTTTTGCTCAACCAAGTTTTCCTCTGCTCCCTGACATGCCGCCAATGCACATGACCAATTCTCACTTGTCTAACTTTAATATGACATCTTTGTTTCCAGAAATAGCTACAGCTCTTCCCGATGGCTCGGCAATGTCACCTTTGCTTACAATAGCAAACTCCTCTGCCTCTGACTCTTCCAAGCAGTCCTCGAACAGACCTGCCCACAACATAAGCCATATTTTAGGTCATGACTGCAGTTCAGCTGTTTAA